The sequence below is a genomic window from Halolamina litorea.
ACGTGGCCCCTAATCCTGCCGCGTACGGCGGTTTGTGCCACTGTACCGTGGTTCCTGCCTCAGCGCGGGGGGAGCCGCCCGACGTCGGCCAGCACTGCCGATGCCGTCTCGGGACCACCCGCGCCCCGTCCCGAGATGTTCAGCCGACCCGCGTGGCCGGTCGCGACCTGGACGATGTTCTGGGTCCCCGTCACCGCGAGCGTCCCGTTCTCCGGGACCAGTCGCGGCCCGACGCGGACGCCGTCGGGCGTCGCCTCCACGATCAGTCGGACGGTCCGCCCGTCGTCGGCCGCAAGCGAGAGCGCACTCGTCGGCAGGTCCTCGATTCCCGCGACCTCGGCGTCGGCGAGCGAGATGTCGTCCTCCCCGCGAGCGTCGCGGAGCACGTTCGCCACGATGACGCCCTTCAGCGCCGCGTCGGTCCCGTCCACGTCGAAGCTCGGGTCCGCCTCGGCGACGCCGAGTTCCTGTGCCTCCGCGAGCACGTGCTCGTAGCCCAGCCCCTCGGCGGCCATCCGGCTCAGCACGAAGTTCGCGGTGCCGTTGAGCACCCCCTGGACCCGGTCGACCCGCTCCGGGCCGAGGTCCTCGATGGTCCGCACCGCCGGGATGGCGCCGCCGACGGTCGCCTCGAAGCGAAGCTCCCCGGCGCTCTCGCGGACGGCCGCACGGAGGTCGGCGTAGCGCTCGGCGACGGGCCCCTTGTTCGCGAGCACGACGTGGCGGTCCCGGTCGAGTGCGGCGACCGCGTTCGAAAAGCCCGGTTCGGCGTCGCCGAGCGTCGTCGGCGTCGCCTCCACGAGCACGTCGTAGTCGGCGTCCAGCAACTCCTCGTGGGACGTCCGGCCGACGACGCCCGTCTCGTCTTTCTCCGCGAGCACGGCGGCTACGTCCAGCGGTTCTCCCAACGCCGCCCCCGTGGAGTCGGCCAGTCCGACGACCTCGTGGCCGTAATCCTCAGCCAACTCGACGACGGCACGGCCGACGGCGCCGACGCCCATTAC
It includes:
- a CDS encoding homoserine dehydrogenase; the protein is MKLAVMGVGAVGRAVVELAEDYGHEVVGLADSTGAALGEPLDVAAVLAEKDETGVVGRTSHEELLDADYDVLVEATPTTLGDAEPGFSNAVAALDRDRHVVLANKGPVAERYADLRAAVRESAGELRFEATVGGAIPAVRTIEDLGPERVDRVQGVLNGTANFVLSRMAAEGLGYEHVLAEAQELGVAEADPSFDVDGTDAALKGVIVANVLRDARGEDDISLADAEVAGIEDLPTSALSLAADDGRTVRLIVEATPDGVRVGPRLVPENGTLAVTGTQNIVQVATGHAGRLNISGRGAGGPETASAVLADVGRLPPR